In Archangium lipolyticum, a single genomic region encodes these proteins:
- a CDS encoding sensor histidine kinase, with the protein MIRSCSKDDALLPVFEGGGKDPIEVRHARSQDALADFVDSAAIGLHWVASDGTILWANKSDYEPLGYTAEEYIGHNITEFHADSEVIADILQRLTRGEKLLEYSARLRCKDGSVREVSITSSVRFDESGKFLHTRCFTRDVTEHLVVARALRESEERFRMLLAGVKDFAIFMLDAGGRVETWNLGAERLYGHSAEEIIGQHISGLYTEEDQRARREEEDLATASLHGRHESECERVRKDGSRYWAHVVTTAVRDSDGRLRGFAKVTRDVTDKRKAEEEKERLLRELKEAVAARDEFLSIASHELKTPLTSVKLNLRALEHRTEQTGEKTDGTAGRKIVRIHGQIDRLAKLVNSLLDVSRITANRLDFHLEEVDLGEVLQDVLGQFKEDLDRAGCSLHLRSDTGVLGRWDRLRLDQVVSNLLSNAIKYGPGRPVEVDLQRLGKSTRLVVRDHGIGISARDQERIFERFERAVSLQHYGGFGLGLWISRQIVEGLGGSIAVHSEPGLGSTFVVELPLGGPSDG; encoded by the coding sequence ATGATTCGTTCGTGCTCGAAGGATGATGCGCTCCTCCCTGTCTTCGAAGGTGGCGGAAAGGACCCGATCGAAGTCAGACACGCTCGCTCGCAGGATGCCCTGGCGGACTTCGTCGACTCGGCCGCCATCGGCCTTCACTGGGTCGCATCCGATGGAACCATCCTGTGGGCGAACAAGTCGGACTACGAGCCGCTCGGCTACACGGCCGAGGAGTACATCGGCCACAACATCACCGAGTTCCACGCGGACAGCGAGGTGATCGCGGACATCCTCCAGCGGCTCACGCGGGGGGAGAAGCTCCTGGAGTACTCGGCGCGGCTGCGGTGCAAGGACGGCTCCGTGCGCGAGGTCTCCATCACCTCCAGCGTCCGCTTCGACGAGAGCGGGAAGTTCCTCCACACCCGGTGCTTCACGCGGGATGTGACCGAGCACCTCGTGGTCGCGCGGGCGCTCCGCGAGAGCGAGGAGCGCTTTCGAATGCTGCTCGCGGGGGTGAAGGACTTCGCCATCTTCATGCTGGATGCGGGCGGCCGTGTGGAGACCTGGAACCTGGGCGCCGAGCGTCTCTACGGCCATTCGGCCGAGGAGATCATCGGCCAGCACATCTCGGGGCTCTACACGGAGGAGGACCAGCGGGCGAGAAGGGAGGAGGAGGACCTCGCGACGGCGAGCCTCCACGGCCGGCACGAATCCGAGTGCGAGCGCGTCCGCAAGGATGGGAGCCGCTACTGGGCGCACGTCGTCACCACGGCGGTGCGGGACTCGGATGGGCGGCTGCGCGGCTTCGCCAAGGTGACACGGGACGTGACGGACAAGCGGAAGGCGGAGGAGGAGAAGGAGCGGCTCCTCCGAGAGCTCAAGGAGGCCGTCGCGGCCCGGGACGAGTTCCTGTCCATCGCCTCTCACGAGCTCAAGACTCCCCTGACCTCGGTGAAGCTGAACCTGCGTGCCCTGGAACACCGCACGGAACAGACAGGCGAGAAGACGGACGGTACCGCGGGCCGCAAGATCGTGCGGATCCACGGGCAGATCGATCGTCTGGCGAAGCTCGTGAACAGCCTCCTGGACGTGTCCCGCATCACGGCGAACCGGCTCGACTTCCATCTTGAGGAAGTGGATCTCGGAGAGGTCCTCCAGGATGTCCTGGGGCAGTTCAAGGAGGATCTGGACCGGGCGGGGTGCTCGCTGCACCTGAGGAGCGACACGGGTGTCCTCGGCAGGTGGGACCGGCTCCGCTTGGATCAGGTCGTCAGCAACCTGCTCTCCAATGCCATCAAGTACGGACCGGGCAGGCCCGTCGAGGTGGACTTGCAGCGCCTGGGGAAGAGCACGCGCCTGGTCGTGCGAGACCATGGCATCGGCATCTCGGCGCGGGACCAGGAGCGCATCTTCGAGCGGTTCGAGCGGGCGGTGTCGCTCCAGCACTACGGGGGCTTCGGCCTCGGGCTCTGGATCAGCCGACAGATCGTCGAGGGACTGG